Proteins encoded within one genomic window of Cellulomonas xiejunii:
- a CDS encoding sulfate adenylyltransferase subunit 1, whose protein sequence is MGTHAPAGLAQPAPSDVTAVVDLDDHTQRDLLRLATAGSVDDGKSTLIGRLLYDTKSVLADQLSAVERATAARGGGGAGVDLALLTDGLRAEREQGITIDVAYRYFSTARRAFVLADTPGHVQYTRNMVTGASTAELAIVLVDARKGVLEQTRRHAALTALLGVPNVVLAVNKMDLVGFDEATFRSIAREFADYAHVLGLPAVHAVPLSALDGDNVVDRSVRAPWYDGPTLLELLESVPVARDASTEPLRLPVQYVIRPRTPEHPDYRGYAGKVASGVVRVGDELRVLPSGRTSRVVALDTFDGPLEAADAPRSVTVRLADDLDVARGDVLVPAAEHVATGQDLVGTVCWLTERRSVPGARVLVRVGTRTVRGLLREVDARLDVDTLTVEQWDPVDTLHTIDATDTSTEAAPRSLGLNAIGRARLRLAEPVVLDDYATHRRTGGFLVVDPADGSTLAAGLIGPTLLDRLAPVRANERDDDWLAGAGI, encoded by the coding sequence ATGGGCACGCACGCACCGGCCGGGCTGGCACAGCCCGCGCCGTCCGACGTCACCGCGGTCGTCGACCTCGACGACCACACGCAGCGCGACCTCCTGCGGCTGGCGACCGCAGGCTCCGTCGACGACGGCAAGAGCACCCTCATCGGCCGGCTGCTGTACGACACGAAGTCGGTGCTGGCCGACCAGCTGTCGGCGGTCGAGCGCGCCACGGCCGCCCGCGGCGGGGGCGGCGCGGGCGTCGACCTCGCGCTGCTGACCGACGGTCTGCGGGCCGAGCGCGAGCAGGGCATCACGATCGACGTCGCGTACCGCTACTTCTCGACGGCCCGCCGCGCGTTCGTCCTGGCGGACACGCCCGGCCACGTGCAGTACACGCGCAACATGGTCACGGGCGCCTCGACCGCCGAGCTGGCGATCGTGCTCGTCGACGCCCGCAAGGGCGTGCTGGAGCAGACGCGTCGGCACGCGGCGCTGACCGCGCTGCTCGGGGTGCCGAACGTCGTGCTCGCGGTCAACAAGATGGACCTCGTGGGCTTCGACGAGGCCACGTTCCGCTCGATCGCCCGCGAGTTCGCGGACTACGCGCACGTGCTCGGGCTGCCCGCCGTGCACGCCGTGCCGCTGTCGGCGCTCGACGGTGACAACGTCGTCGACCGGTCGGTGCGCGCTCCCTGGTACGACGGGCCGACGCTCCTCGAGCTGCTCGAGAGCGTGCCGGTCGCCCGCGACGCGTCCACCGAGCCGCTGCGCCTGCCCGTGCAGTACGTCATCCGTCCGCGCACGCCGGAGCACCCGGACTACCGCGGGTACGCGGGCAAGGTCGCCTCGGGCGTCGTCCGGGTCGGCGACGAGCTGCGCGTGCTGCCGTCGGGACGCACGAGCCGCGTCGTCGCCCTCGACACGTTCGACGGGCCGCTGGAGGCCGCCGACGCGCCGCGGTCGGTGACCGTGCGGCTCGCCGACGACCTCGACGTCGCGCGCGGCGACGTCCTCGTGCCCGCCGCCGAGCACGTGGCGACGGGCCAGGACCTCGTCGGGACGGTCTGCTGGCTGACCGAGCGCCGCTCGGTCCCCGGCGCCCGGGTCCTGGTGCGTGTCGGCACGCGCACGGTGCGGGGCCTGCTGCGCGAGGTCGACGCCCGGCTGGACGTCGACACCCTCACGGTCGAGCAGTGGGACCCGGTCGACACGCTGCACACCATCGACGCGACCGACACCTCCACCGAGGCCGCGCCGCGGTCGCTGGGGCTCAACGCGATCGGACGGGCCCGGCTGCGGCTGGCCGAGCCCGTCGTGCTCGACGACTACGCGACCCACCGGCGGACCGGCGGGTTCCTCGTGGTGGACCCGGCCGACGGCAGCACGCTCGCGGCCGGGCTGATCGGCCCCACGCTGCTGGACAGGCTCGCCCCGGTACGGGCGAACGAGCGCGACGACGACTGGCTCGCCGGGGCGGGGATATGA
- the cysD gene encoding sulfate adenylyltransferase subunit CysD produces the protein MTTISTDTPTVVGAPGTPRLTQLDALESEGIHVMREVAGEFERPVLLFSGGKDSIVMLHLARKAFWPAPVPFPVMHVDTGHNFPEVIEYRDRTVAELGLRLVVASVQDAIDDGRVVERPGGSRNPLQTVPLLDAITAHRFDAVFGGGRRDEEKARAKERMFSLRDEFGQWDPRRQRPELWDLYNGRHKQGEHVRVFPLSNWTELDVWRYIEREGIDLPDIYFTHERDVFARDGMWLTAGSWGGPRPDEHVERRHVRYRTVGDMSCTGAVDSTAADVADVIAEVAASRLTERGATRADDRASEAAMEDRKREGYF, from the coding sequence ATGACGACGATCTCCACCGACACCCCCACCGTGGTCGGGGCCCCCGGCACCCCGCGGCTGACCCAGCTGGACGCCCTGGAGTCCGAGGGCATCCACGTGATGCGTGAGGTCGCGGGTGAGTTCGAGCGACCCGTGCTGCTGTTCTCCGGCGGCAAGGACTCGATCGTCATGCTGCACCTCGCGCGCAAGGCCTTCTGGCCCGCGCCGGTGCCGTTCCCCGTCATGCACGTCGACACCGGGCACAACTTCCCGGAGGTCATCGAGTACCGGGACCGCACGGTCGCCGAGCTCGGTCTGCGCCTCGTCGTGGCCAGCGTCCAGGACGCGATCGACGACGGCCGCGTGGTCGAGCGCCCCGGCGGCTCACGCAACCCGCTGCAGACGGTGCCGCTGCTCGACGCGATCACCGCGCACCGGTTCGACGCCGTGTTCGGCGGCGGGCGACGCGACGAGGAGAAGGCGCGGGCCAAGGAGCGGATGTTCTCCCTGCGGGACGAGTTCGGGCAGTGGGACCCGCGCCGGCAGCGACCCGAGCTGTGGGACCTCTACAACGGGCGCCACAAGCAGGGCGAGCACGTGCGCGTGTTCCCGCTGTCGAACTGGACCGAGCTCGACGTGTGGCGGTACATCGAGCGCGAGGGCATCGACCTGCCGGACATCTACTTCACGCACGAGCGCGACGTGTTCGCGCGCGACGGCATGTGGCTCACCGCGGGTTCCTGGGGCGGGCCGCGTCCCGACGAGCACGTCGAGCGGCGGCATGTCCGCTACCGGACGGTCGGCGACATGAGCTGCACCGGCGCCGTCGACTCGACGGCCGCCGACGTCGCGGACGTCATCGCCGAGGTGGCCGCGAGCCGGCTCACCGAGCGCGGCGCGACCCGCGCGGACGACCGAGCCTCCGAGGCCGCCATGGAGGACCGCAAGCGCGAGGGGTACTTCTGA
- a CDS encoding phosphoadenylyl-sulfate reductase — translation MSATTRPVTELTPDELRALAEQAGRDLEGAHPGDVLRWARAVFGSDLVLASSMGDEVLVDIAAKAAPGIDVIFLDTGYHFAETLGTRDYYADFTDVNLRTVLPLRTVAEQDAEHGPRLHERDPNLCCALRKVEPLERGLAPYTAWVTGMRREDAPTRTDITVVGWDARRSKVKLNPLAAWTWGDVNAYVAEHHVVLNPLRELGYASIGCAPCTRAVAPGEDHRAGRWAGTNKTECGLHT, via the coding sequence ATGAGCGCGACGACGCGTCCGGTGACCGAGCTGACGCCCGACGAGCTGCGAGCGCTGGCGGAGCAGGCGGGCCGTGACCTCGAGGGCGCGCACCCGGGCGACGTCCTGCGATGGGCGCGCGCCGTGTTCGGCTCCGACCTCGTGCTGGCCTCGTCGATGGGTGACGAGGTGCTCGTCGACATCGCGGCGAAGGCCGCGCCGGGCATCGACGTCATCTTCCTGGACACCGGCTACCACTTCGCCGAGACGCTCGGCACGCGCGACTACTACGCCGACTTCACGGACGTGAACCTGCGCACGGTCCTGCCGCTGCGCACCGTCGCGGAGCAGGACGCCGAGCACGGTCCGCGCCTCCACGAGCGGGACCCGAACCTGTGCTGCGCGCTGCGCAAGGTCGAGCCGCTCGAGCGCGGCCTCGCTCCCTACACGGCATGGGTCACCGGCATGCGCCGCGAGGACGCCCCCACGCGCACCGACATCACGGTCGTCGGGTGGGACGCCCGGCGGTCCAAGGTCAAGCTCAACCCCCTGGCCGCGTGGACCTGGGGCGACGTGAACGCGTACGTCGCGGAGCACCACGTGGTGCTCAACCCGCTGCGTGAGCTGGGGTACGCCTCGATCGGCTGCGCGCCCTGCACGCGCGCGGTCGCACCGGGTGAGGACCACCGGGCCGGACGCTGGGCAGGCACGAACAAGACGGAATGCGGGCTGCACACATGA
- a CDS encoding nitrite/sulfite reductase: MAQTTSRSPVVPPAKRPEGQWAFDQREPLNANEALKQQDDGLNVRRRIETVYAREGFASIPGDDLRGRMRWWGLYTQRRPGIDGGRTATLEPHELEDEYFMLRVRCDGGTLNLRQLRTIAGVSQEFGRGTADITDRQNIQLHWIRIEDVPEIWRRLESVGLSTQEACGDVPRVIIGSPVAGVAADEIIDGTPAIEAIRDRYIGDPAYSNLPRKFKTAISGSPHQDVAHEINDVAFVGVAHPELGPGFDLWVGGALSTNPMLGKRLGAFVTLEQVPEVWSGVVGIFRDYGYRRLRTRARLKFLLADWGTEVFRQVLETEYLGRALPDGPEPPPPPTGSRDHVGVHPQKDGRFYVGAAPAVGRVSGPVLTALADLVEEAGSDRVQLTTEQKLVVLDVDAPRVDALVDGLESLGLRVRTASTFRRGTMACTGIEFCKLAIVETKGRATALVGELERRLPTFDQPITINVNGCPNSCARIQTADIGLKGVLAGDEEGYQVHLGGGLGLTSGLGRTLRGLRVPSSELPDYVERVTRRFDEQRQPGELFAQWAHRADEADLR; this comes from the coding sequence ATGGCGCAGACCACGTCCCGCTCCCCTGTCGTCCCTCCCGCCAAGCGTCCCGAGGGGCAGTGGGCCTTCGACCAGCGCGAGCCCCTCAACGCCAACGAGGCGCTCAAGCAGCAGGACGACGGCCTCAACGTCCGGCGCCGCATCGAGACGGTCTACGCCCGTGAGGGCTTCGCCTCGATCCCCGGCGACGACCTGCGCGGCCGCATGCGCTGGTGGGGTCTGTACACCCAGCGCCGCCCCGGCATCGACGGCGGCCGCACGGCGACGCTCGAGCCGCACGAGCTCGAGGACGAGTACTTCATGCTCCGCGTGCGCTGCGACGGCGGCACGCTGAACCTGCGCCAGCTGCGCACCATCGCCGGTGTCTCGCAGGAGTTCGGGCGCGGCACGGCCGACATCACCGACCGGCAGAACATCCAGCTCCACTGGATCCGCATCGAGGACGTCCCGGAGATCTGGCGCCGGTTGGAGTCCGTCGGTCTGTCGACCCAGGAGGCGTGCGGGGACGTGCCGCGCGTCATCATCGGCTCCCCGGTCGCGGGGGTCGCGGCCGACGAGATCATCGACGGCACCCCGGCCATCGAGGCCATCCGTGACCGGTACATCGGCGATCCCGCGTACTCCAACCTGCCGCGCAAGTTCAAGACGGCCATCAGCGGGTCCCCGCACCAGGACGTCGCGCACGAGATCAACGACGTGGCGTTCGTCGGCGTCGCGCACCCCGAGCTCGGCCCCGGCTTCGACCTGTGGGTGGGCGGCGCGCTGTCGACCAACCCCATGCTCGGCAAGCGGCTGGGTGCGTTCGTCACGCTCGAGCAGGTGCCCGAGGTGTGGAGCGGCGTCGTGGGGATCTTCCGCGACTACGGCTACCGCCGGCTGCGTACCCGCGCCCGCCTGAAGTTCCTGCTCGCGGACTGGGGCACCGAGGTCTTCCGTCAGGTGCTCGAGACCGAGTACCTCGGCCGCGCGCTGCCCGACGGCCCCGAGCCCCCGCCGCCGCCGACGGGCAGCCGGGACCACGTCGGCGTGCACCCCCAGAAGGACGGCCGGTTCTACGTCGGCGCCGCTCCCGCCGTGGGACGCGTCTCCGGCCCCGTGCTCACCGCGCTCGCCGACCTCGTGGAGGAGGCAGGCTCCGACCGGGTCCAGCTGACGACCGAGCAGAAGCTCGTGGTGCTGGACGTCGACGCACCGCGCGTCGACGCGCTCGTCGACGGGCTCGAGTCCCTCGGGCTGCGGGTGCGCACCGCGTCGACCTTCCGCCGCGGCACCATGGCCTGCACGGGCATCGAGTTCTGCAAGCTCGCGATCGTGGAGACCAAGGGCCGCGCGACCGCCCTGGTCGGCGAGCTCGAGCGCCGGCTGCCGACGTTCGACCAGCCGATCACGATCAACGTCAACGGCTGCCCCAACTCGTGCGCCCGCATCCAGACCGCCGACATCGGCCTCAAGGGCGTCCTCGCGGGCGACGAGGAGGGCTACCAGGTGCACCTCGGCGGCGGTCTGGGACTGACGAGCGGGCTCGGCCGGACGCTGCGCGGCCTGCGCGTGCCGTCCTCGGAGCTGCCGGACTACGTCGAGCGCGTCACGCGCCGCTTCGACGAGCAGCGGCAGCCCGGCGAGCTCTTCGCGCAGTGGGCGCACCGTGCCGACGAGGCGGACCTGCGATGA
- the zapE gene encoding cell division protein ZapE yields MSAARPVNPAGSSDRGAVSLTVRHPKVPTERLLAELVPPQHFARESFDTYEPDPAHASQREVRDRLREVADALAAPTRTGGSWWRRRAAASAPAVYLDGGFGVGKTHLLAALAHAVGPERVAYGTFVELTNLVGALGFAATVDALGERRLVCIDEFELDDPGDTVLMSRLLRELADRGVAIAATSNTLPESLGEGRFAAEDFLREIQALAARFEVLRIDGEDHRHRVVTTDAALLDADAVRAAVSARPGGALDDFDALLAHLASVHPSRYGALLDGVDVVGLTGVHGIDRQDVALRFVVLVDRLYDRDVPVVASGDGTDLFTADMLAGGYRKKYFRALSRLAALTSQGAALVAERKA; encoded by the coding sequence GTGAGCGCAGCCCGTCCCGTGAACCCCGCCGGCTCGTCGGACCGCGGCGCCGTGTCGCTGACGGTGCGGCACCCCAAGGTGCCCACCGAACGCCTGCTGGCCGAGCTCGTGCCACCGCAGCACTTCGCGCGGGAGTCCTTCGACACCTACGAGCCCGACCCGGCGCACGCGTCGCAGCGCGAGGTGCGCGACCGGCTGCGCGAGGTCGCCGACGCGCTCGCGGCACCCACGCGGACCGGCGGCTCGTGGTGGCGCCGGCGCGCGGCCGCGAGCGCCCCCGCGGTGTACCTGGACGGCGGCTTCGGGGTCGGCAAGACACACCTGCTCGCGGCCCTGGCGCACGCGGTCGGGCCCGAGCGCGTCGCGTACGGGACGTTCGTCGAGCTGACGAACCTGGTCGGGGCGCTCGGGTTCGCGGCCACGGTCGACGCGCTGGGCGAGCGGCGCCTGGTGTGCATCGACGAGTTCGAGCTCGACGACCCGGGCGACACCGTGCTGATGTCGCGTCTGCTGCGCGAGCTCGCCGACCGCGGCGTCGCGATCGCCGCGACGTCGAACACGCTGCCCGAGTCGCTCGGCGAGGGGCGGTTCGCCGCGGAGGACTTCCTGCGCGAGATCCAGGCGCTCGCCGCGCGCTTCGAGGTCCTGCGGATCGACGGGGAGGACCACCGCCACCGCGTCGTCACGACGGACGCCGCGCTGCTCGACGCGGACGCCGTGCGCGCCGCCGTCAGCGCGCGCCCCGGCGGGGCGCTCGACGACTTCGACGCACTGCTGGCGCACCTGGCGTCCGTGCACCCCAGCCGCTACGGCGCGCTCCTCGACGGGGTGGACGTGGTCGGCCTGACCGGTGTGCACGGGATCGACCGGCAGGACGTCGCCCTGCGATTCGTCGTCCTGGTGGACCGGCTCTACGACCGGGACGTGCCCGTCGTCGCGTCGGGCGACGGCACGGACCTGTTCACGGCGGACATGCTGGCAGGCGGTTACCGCAAGAAGTACTTCCGCGCGCTTTCGCGGCTTGCGGCACTGACGTCGCAGGGTGCGGCGCTGGTTGCGGAGAGAAAGGCGTAA
- a CDS encoding urease subunit gamma, producing the protein MDLTPREIEKLYIYQVAELARRRRQRGTKLNVSEAQALVSEAIIEAARDGKSVAECMELGKRVVSEGDCMPGVRERVSLLQVEATFPDGSKLVSCHDPVQA; encoded by the coding sequence ATGGACCTGACACCGCGGGAGATCGAGAAGCTGTACATCTACCAGGTGGCCGAGCTCGCGCGACGCCGTCGCCAGCGCGGCACGAAGCTGAACGTGTCCGAGGCGCAGGCGCTCGTGTCGGAGGCGATCATCGAGGCCGCGCGCGACGGCAAGTCGGTCGCGGAGTGCATGGAGCTCGGCAAGCGCGTGGTCTCGGAGGGCGACTGCATGCCGGGTGTCCGCGAGCGCGTCTCGCTCCTGCAGGTCGAGGCGACGTTCCCCGACGGCAGCAAGCTCGTGTCCTGCCACGACCCTGTCCAGGCCTGA
- the cobA gene encoding uroporphyrinogen-III C-methyltransferase, whose protein sequence is MTTRHPLLLDLAGRRVVVVGGGPVAARRTRGVLADGADVHVVAPALCEDLADLAAAGAVTWHAREYAPGDLADAWLVHTATGERRTDDAVAAEAEAARTWCVRADDAAASTAWTPAVARAGDVTVAVGAGGDPRRAVALRSALQVQLDTGALPLRRRRPGAGHVTLVGGGPGDPGLITTRGRRALAEADVVVVDRLAPRALLDELEPDVEVVEAGKAPHAHTLTQSEINVLLVERARAGQRVVRLKGGDPFVLGRGGEELAACRAAGVAVEVVPGVTSAIAVPGAADIPVTHRDVARQVTIVSAHDADTDWQTLARLRGTLVLLMGVGRLAEHMSRLASHGLDPATPVAVVEDGTLPTQRTTLGTLADIAARAQEVGVRNPAVVVVGAVASLAAALQGEGDTTAVVAARSAGQAAAPGAARVTSRS, encoded by the coding sequence ATGACGACGCGGCACCCCCTGCTGCTGGACCTCGCGGGCCGCCGGGTCGTGGTCGTCGGCGGCGGTCCGGTCGCCGCCCGCCGGACGCGCGGCGTGCTCGCGGACGGCGCCGACGTGCACGTCGTCGCGCCTGCGCTCTGCGAGGACCTGGCGGACCTCGCCGCGGCCGGTGCTGTCACGTGGCACGCCCGCGAGTACGCGCCCGGCGACCTCGCCGACGCGTGGCTGGTCCACACCGCGACGGGCGAACGGCGCACGGACGACGCGGTGGCAGCCGAGGCCGAGGCCGCACGCACCTGGTGCGTGCGCGCCGACGACGCCGCCGCGTCGACGGCCTGGACCCCGGCCGTCGCCCGCGCGGGCGACGTGACGGTCGCGGTGGGCGCGGGCGGCGACCCACGCCGCGCGGTCGCGCTGCGCTCCGCGCTGCAGGTGCAGCTCGACACCGGGGCCCTCCCCCTGCGTCGTCGTCGCCCGGGGGCGGGGCACGTCACGCTCGTCGGCGGCGGACCCGGCGACCCGGGCCTCATCACGACGCGCGGTCGCCGCGCGCTCGCCGAGGCGGACGTCGTCGTCGTCGACCGGCTCGCGCCGCGCGCGCTGCTCGACGAGCTCGAGCCGGACGTCGAGGTGGTCGAGGCCGGCAAGGCCCCGCACGCGCACACGCTCACGCAGAGCGAGATCAACGTGCTGCTCGTCGAACGCGCCCGCGCCGGGCAGCGGGTCGTGCGACTCAAGGGCGGCGACCCGTTCGTGCTCGGCCGCGGCGGGGAGGAGCTGGCCGCCTGCCGCGCCGCCGGCGTGGCGGTGGAGGTCGTCCCCGGCGTCACGAGCGCCATCGCCGTGCCCGGCGCGGCCGACATCCCCGTGACCCACCGCGACGTCGCCCGCCAGGTCACGATCGTCTCGGCGCACGACGCCGACACCGACTGGCAGACGCTGGCGCGGCTGCGCGGCACGCTCGTCCTCCTCATGGGTGTGGGCCGCCTCGCGGAGCACATGTCGCGCCTCGCCTCGCACGGGCTCGACCCGGCCACGCCCGTGGCGGTCGTCGAGGACGGCACCCTGCCGACCCAGCGCACGACGCTCGGCACGCTCGCCGACATCGCCGCCCGTGCGCAGGAGGTCGGTGTCCGTAACCCGGCGGTCGTGGTGGTGGGGGCCGTGGCCTCCCTGGCCGCCGCTCTGCAGGGCGAGGGCGACACCACTGCCGTGGTCGCGGCGAGATCGGCAGGTCAGGCGGCCGCGCCCGGCGCGGCGCGCGTGACGTCGCGGAGCTGA
- a CDS encoding fluoride efflux transporter FluC: protein MDSPPTTPGSPGEPAHGAHGDVDGHGAHATDAPAPKAARRPHVALSAVALVFVGGAVGVAVREGLTLDIHPVDQVAVAIPVVNVLAALVLGYLYEALARSAPGTLGAGRVKLLIGTGFCGGLSTYSSFATDSAKLLLADRAGAAALYALGTLLLGALATLAGIAIGARLHPQPVNHRELRSIEGHAWGGRS, encoded by the coding sequence ATGGATTCCCCACCTACGACGCCGGGCAGCCCCGGCGAACCCGCGCACGGCGCGCACGGTGACGTCGACGGCCACGGCGCGCACGCCACGGACGCCCCGGCGCCGAAGGCGGCCCGCCGCCCGCACGTCGCGCTGTCGGCCGTCGCGCTGGTGTTCGTCGGCGGCGCCGTCGGGGTGGCCGTCCGTGAGGGCTTGACCCTCGACATCCACCCGGTCGACCAGGTCGCGGTGGCGATCCCGGTCGTCAACGTCCTCGCCGCCCTCGTGCTCGGCTACCTGTACGAGGCGCTCGCACGCTCCGCGCCCGGCACGCTGGGCGCCGGGCGCGTGAAGCTCCTCATCGGGACCGGCTTCTGCGGCGGCCTGAGCACGTACAGCTCGTTCGCGACCGACAGCGCCAAACTCCTGCTGGCCGACCGCGCCGGTGCGGCGGCCCTCTATGCGCTGGGAACACTCCTGCTGGGGGCGCTGGCCACCCTCGCCGGCATCGCGATCGGCGCACGCCTGCACCCGCAGCCGGTGAACCACCGTGAGCTGCGCAGCATCGAGGGCCACGCGTGGGGAGGCCGGTCGTGA
- the crcB gene encoding fluoride efflux transporter CrcB, protein MTELLLLTLAGGLGAVVRYVVDAWIRTRTGSATFPWPTAIINLTGSLALGLLTGLIAGRLAPEALGAVLGTGFLGGYTTFSTASYELVQLVRKKQVGTALAYGVGVLVASVALAYLGLRWAADW, encoded by the coding sequence GTGACGGAGCTGCTGCTGCTGACGCTCGCGGGAGGTCTGGGGGCTGTCGTTCGCTACGTCGTCGACGCGTGGATCCGCACGCGCACCGGGTCGGCGACGTTCCCCTGGCCCACGGCGATCATCAACCTCACGGGTTCGCTCGCCCTGGGCCTCCTCACCGGCCTGATCGCGGGTCGGCTGGCGCCCGAGGCGCTCGGCGCGGTCCTGGGCACGGGGTTCCTCGGCGGCTACACCACCTTCAGCACGGCGAGCTACGAGCTGGTCCAGCTCGTGCGCAAGAAGCAGGTGGGAACCGCCCTGGCGTACGGGGTCGGCGTGCTGGTCGCGTCCGTCGCACTCGCCTACCTGGGATTGCGCTGGGCCGCCGACTGGTGA